Genomic DNA from Nomascus leucogenys isolate Asia chromosome 10, Asia_NLE_v1, whole genome shotgun sequence:
CTTTTCAGACATCTCGATGATCTTTAGCTATTCTACCCACCCTGGTGCTTCAGGACATACTTGCCAGTCATTACAGCTGTGATCTACAAGCTATAGTACTTCATACATCTCACTGCTGAAACTCCTCTAAAAtccttgctttaatttttaatataattcttatactcaaatattttatgtgtttatctgGTCAAACACAGACAGATACAATCCCTAAGAATACTATATTTTCAAATGCTAATTATCTCAACTAGCATTACTGTATTGGTTGCATGGTCCATTGGTTCTCCTACAATTTGATCTCAATGAAaggttattttaatgatttttaaaaatctagtaaaAGAACTTTGATGCTCAAGAATATTGAATACATGGAACAATTAATATCCAAATAGataagaatgaaattggacccctacctcacatcaTACAGAAAAGGTAATTCAGAACAGATTGACGAATTTAATATAGGAGCAATAATTATGAGACACTTATAAGAAACCACAGGTGTACATCTTCCTGACCTTAGCAGGTTAGGCAATGGCTTCTTAGATACAACACCTAAAGCACAAGCAACCTTCCCCATGGCCCAATATGTACATCAAGttgcataaaaatttaaaacttgtataTCAAAGGACACTACCAAtgtgaaaagacaatctacaaaatgggagaaaatatttgcaaatcacataacTGATACGGATattatatccagaatatgtaaagaatcaTTGCcactcaaaaagacaaaaaaaatttaaaaacatgcagAAGATTTGAATATTTATCTaaacaagatatacaaatggcaattaacacatgaaaagatgctcaccatTAGTCACTCAGGAAtacaaaactacaatgagatactacttcacatctACTGGGATGGCTATagtcaaaaagatgaaaaacaacaaCTGTTAATGaattggagaaattggaatcctcatgcattgctggtagaaatgtaaaatggtacagctgcttaAGAAAACAGctccttggccgggcacagtggctcacgcctgtaatcccagctattcaggagagtaggtgggattattttgttttattttattttacttgtaaaatgaataagcaggagaatcgcttgaacctcgagggagtggggaggttgtggtgagctgagatcgcaccattgcactccagcctggacaacaagagcaaaactttgtctcaaaaataaaaaacatatatatatatgaaaataattgatACTTTGAGAAAAAAAGCCCATTAAAGATTCTGGACACAAAGCTTTGTTTTGTAGTGCTGTGGGATTGCTAACATGTCCAATaggcaggaagaagggagagaatgaCCACAAGGCTTCACAGAAATGTGAGCTCCAGTGGTGATGAGAGAAAGAGTAGAAACCATAACGCAACATTTTGGTTTCCATCCGGTAAAAGTCATGAGGCTTAACTGAACATAATATCAATTGTTACTGCAATGCAACAACTTAATTCTGAATGGATATCTGATTTAAATTGTAAAGATGAGTAATGAAATTTATAGAATAGATCAAAGGAGAACAAAATGATTTCTCACACAGCCCGAAAAGCATTAATGTGAAGTATAAAAGGAGAAATGACAATTcagtttataaaaaatttaagagctaatattaataaaaagataagaaagataGAACAAAAACCAAGGAATTACTTGTTTCCAGCATATATAGTGTActcaaatcaataagaaaaagaaaagcaatacaactgaaaaaaatattatctatctatatgtatacacacacacacacacacacacacacacgtatatccaaaatacataaggaactcatacaactaGATACCAAAAACATGAATAACTCGTcctaaaatgggcaaaggacctaaatAGACACGTCTCACAAGAAGAAATCCAAATAgtcaacagacatatgaaaaagagacagcatctctaatcatcagaaaaatgtgaaatagaaCTATAATGAGCTACCACTTCACACTTGATAGGacggctattatcaaaaagacaaagataagTGTCGGTGAGGATGTAGGAGAAGGAAATCCTCACACATTgttatgggaatgtaaattggtacagccattgtggaaactACCAGGAGGTAgctcaaaaaacatacaaatagaaTTGCCATTTCATCCAACAATCCCATGTCTGGATAAATATCCAAAGGCGgcagggggcagtggctcacacctgtaatcctagcactttgggagaccgaggtgggcagatcacttgaggtcaggagtttgagaccagcctagccagcatggagaaaccccatctctacccaaaatacaaaaattagctgcgagtggtggcaggcacctgtaatcccagctactggtgaggctgaggcaggagaattccttgaacccaggaggcggaggttgcagtgagccgagatcgtgccactgcactccagcctgggcgacagagtgagactctgtccccaccaaaaatatatgtatatataatatatatatttatttaatatatatttataaaaatatatttttataacatttggtataattaatataattttataatttatataattatatttatataaaaatatatatttatacacacacacatatataaaatctccaaaggaatttaaaacacaatccccaaaatatatcttgaattcccatgtttattggagCATTATACAGAATAACCAAGATATAGAAATAACCTCAATGTGTTtgaacagataaatggataaagactTTGTGAgatacacatacaacacacacactatatataatatagtgcCATGCAAcctacacacgtgtgtgtgcatgtgtataaaaCACAGTGTACTAatactcagctttaaaaaaaaatgccacttgcaacaacatagatggagctggatgATATTATGCTAaaattatgcaaagtgaaataaacacaaaaaagaacGAGACACGGGCGTGGGGCGCTTGCTCACTGCGCAAGCGCCGCCCCACCGCGAGGTTTGCAGCTGGAGGCTGGGAGCGTTCGTGGCTTCCTCTTTTCTTGCTGAGCCTTCGGAGCTCTGGGAAGTGGCTGCACCTTGGCGGCTCCCCAGAGGGCGCGGTGCTAATCGTAAGTTGTCAGCCTGGGTGGCTGGGCCCGGCTCAGGGCAGGGTTTGGCATTTCCAATGGTAGGGGGCTAGGGCCGACCCTCCGCGGGACCCTCCCGTTGGGACAAGACCGATCGCCTGGGCGGTTGGAGCCGCTATCCTGGCGCGAGACGGCGGACAAGTCCTATATTCAAGAGAAGATAACTTTGAACAGTTTCGAAGGATCTAAAACGTATGTGTCTGCAGACATCAATGAAGATGAAGAATTAGTAGAAGAGATTAATAGATCAAAAACGTTTGCTGGCTTTGCAGTTGGTGGGCCTGCCTGGGCATGAGCGCGATGGAGGAGACGCCCTGAGGGGCCTTAGCTGCCCTGAAGCTGTAGACAGGTGGCAACGTGGAGGCTCAGCAGTTGACAGACACAAGAAAGCAGCGCCGAATTGCAGGTTTATCCGcagcttttattttgaaaacagtgCCACCAAACCTGCAAATCCTGGTGTCCCAAATGGTCAATACCAAGTTGAAAACCATCAGGGAGAGGAAAAGCATTGTGATTTAGACAGGCCCTCTGAGACTCGTGCAGACCGGCTTTTGAGAAGTGGACAGGTGGTGGATAGATGAGACTCCACACACCCGTGAAGCCCTGCCATGCAGTGAAGAAGCTAGATTAAAGTCGTTTCACAGCTGGCCAGCCTCTGCCCACTTGACCCCGAGACAGCTGGCCAGTGCTGGTCAGTACAATGAATTCAAGACCAAGTATACATGTTACATTCAGCAAGGCTAGATTACAAattatcatcgtcatcatcaacatcatcatcatcatcatcttcacgtTTTCTTTTCAATGCATTTGACGATCCATTGGCAGTATTTTGTGATGATACCATATTAGTGGTAATAAGAATGTTTTTGGACCCGATTAATGATGGATTAATCAGAACATTCTGAACTGCTGAGGTTGCAGGAATTGAAGCTTTTACAGCTGGAGACCGAGAAGCAGGCATCTGTACTGTAAACCTTTGACCTGTGAGGGACATGGGAGTCCCTACTTTAGTTGAAACAGACATGGTCTGCGGGGTTGGTGTGCCTAGTGTGGGAGTACTTGGTCTGCTAGTAACTGAACCAACACTTAACCGCGGGACTGTTATTCTTCCCGCAGAAGTTGACGcctttttctgtaaagatttCAGCCTATAGTTTGGAGCTGTTAAGCAATATCTATCAGGTGGCAACCTAGGACCTGAATATGGCTTGATCAATGGCAAAGGGGTTTGATTTCTTTGCCTTGCAATATCTAATAAAAAATCTCTTGGGGGAGGAGAGGTAAAAGACTGATCAGCGCGGCACTGGATTGCCAATTGCACATCTGCATCAACAGCAGCTTTCGTAGCATGGCTTGAATAAATTTTTGCATCATCTAGAATTGTGGTCACATATCGGAAGGCAAACTCCAACATCTGATTTATAACTCTTGGCTCATATTCTGTAATCCCCATATCCTTCAGGATTTGTGCCATCATCTGTGCATCTTTCGGCATGCTCTTGGGAGAAGCCATCTTGCCAGACTCCATGATATCCGATGATCAGACTTTAggtcatttgaaaaaaatatgtacattagATCAATGTGAAATAGTTACTTTAGTAGCAACTGTCAggagcttaaaaaaattttaaatctatgttaaactgtaaaaaaattttttaaatttaaaccatatgttttcttaattttaatgaggcATACTTAAGGTCGCTTTAATTTATTGAGTTCCTACCATGTACAAATCATTGTCGACTATAAAAAGATGAAGACACAAATAAGGGAGCGATAAAAGATAGGGGAAAAcagggtaaaataaataaaaacaatgatcaTCTTAGAATATATGCAGTTGCATGCAAATCTCACACTAATCTAAGATACCGTAGCATAGTCATGTCCTACACCTGAGCTCAAAACAGTCTCTTTCCAGTGAGACCAATATATTCACTGTGCTCATACATATGTTTAGCAGTACCAAACCTTTGTTTGCTCAACTTAAAAACATTCTCCTTATTCACATTCTACCTATCCGAAATCCAGTCTCTTTATAGGAGCCTTCCCAACTATTCACAAGAATTGCCAGCCATTTTCAAGGCGGAAGGGAAAATGGTCAAAATAACCAGGACATAGCATTAGACACTTAATATTTCTGTGGATTCCCTAACAGAGTATATATTCTTTAATGGCAATCTCTGTTTTTTGTACCCTATGACAATACCTAGCACTAACACTCCACTtatcagactttaaaaaaaaacaaaacaaatctaacACCAAAGTGTCCCTTACCTTCTCGAGCTAAATCACCCACATTAATGTATTTCAGTCCTGATTTTGACGCAAGTTCTTTGCCTAGTGTGGTTTTTCCAACCCCTGGTGTACCGGTGAGCAGGATGTTTGGAAGCAACATGGAGATTGGAGTTAATGCACCGATCACATAACTGATTTCGTgtgaaaaaggaatgaactgttcTATACCGATGGAAAGATACATGTTAATTTTGGATGTTTGTGTTTTAGAATTCtgtccattttcttttaaaattataaacatgtacTTGTGTGAATGAGTTTTTAAATTCGAACAATAATTGtttaggccaggcttggtggctcacacctataatcccagcactttgagaggctgagttgggtggatcatttgagctcaggagttcgagaatgacctcggtaacacagtgaaactcctgtctctactaaaaatacaaaacaaaacaaaaaatgttagccagatgtggtagcgcATGTCggtggtcccagcaacttgagaggctgagatgggaggatcccgtgagcatgggaggtggaggctgcagtgggctgagattacaacactgcactccagcctgggtgacagagtgagaccctgtctaaaaaaataaataaaataataaagaagagtTGTTTAAATACGCTTAAAAAGAGTCAAAAATGGGTAAAactgaaagtttaaaaatgctTCATAGAACCCTCAGGGTTCACATTTCAAGATTCTCAAAACAGATGTATTGCAGATGTGAGTTACTACAGAGAATAGTTTGAAAGTCAAactgttaaaaattatatttttgttgtattttctaaCAGAAAGAGCATTTTTATGGTCTCCTAAACTCTGTTGATGACTAAGTAGTAATCAGCAAAGTTGATTTAAATGAATAAGTAATACTCATTTAAAGCACTGCAAatttaaatgagttttaaaaattaaattataactgCCTTGTTCCTGTTTTACTATGCAAATCCTTAGCTCTTCACCTTAGCACTGTCTTCTGCTTCAGTTTAGTTATACAAAATTGCATTTGACCTgtaatattcaacattttaaaatcttaactTAAAGCACCCTACAAGGGAAGAAAAgagtgaaaatttttaaaatatgttttccagggcACTTCAGCTCCAAGTCAGATCAGTAGTTCAGTCTAGTTGTTAGCCAAGGAATCAATAATTGAATTGTTTTAACGTAAGTGTTTCCCTGTTTGGGGAACCTCCattcagtaaaatttattttttaaaaggagaaatactGAATGATCTTACTTATGTATAGAATGCAAAATAGTCACACTCATAGAATCAGAGAGTGGGAtggatggtggttgccaggggcagtaggggagagaaatgggagaaagttggtcaaagggtacaaagagTAATGTATGCAAGATTAATaatttctggagatctaatgtacagttTAGGAATGActgtttaaaaatactatattgttatgtgtgaaattTTCTAAGAGGATAGATCTTAAATTTCATCTTCTCACCCCCCACACAAAGATGGTAACTGTGTTGAGGTGATAGGTATGTTAATGAACTGGAATATAGTAATCATTCCACAATATACCCTATGAAAACATCAAGTTCTGCTTCTTCCGTATAGGCACTTTGTTCATCAatgatatctcaataaaattgttctaaaaaatCATCTCCCAAATTTCAGGAAGTCATTTGTTTGAAGAACaacgtctaaaaaaaaatatggtggctgggtgtggtggctcacgcctgtaatcccagcactttcagaggctgaggtgggcggattacttaaggtcaggagttcgtgaccaggctggtcaatatggtgaaaccccatctctactaaaaatacaaaaaaaaaaaaaaaaaatgagcggagcgtggtggcgtacgcctgtagtcccagctacttgggaggctgaggcaggagaatcgcttgaactcaggaagt
This window encodes:
- the LOC100595123 gene encoding transcription initiation factor TFIID subunit 9-like — its product is MESGKMASPKSMPKDAQMMAQILKDMGITEYEPRVINQMLEFAFRYVTTILDDAKIYSSHATKAAVDADVQLAIQCRADQSFTSPPPRDFLLDIARQRNQTPLPLIKPYSGPRLPPDRYCLTAPNYRLKSLQKKASTSAGRITVPRLSVGSVTSRPSTPTLGTPTPQTMSVSTKVGTPMSLTGQRFTVQMPASRSPAVKASIPATSAVQNVLINPSLIGSKNILITTNMVSSQNTANGSSNALKRKREDDDDDDVDDDDDNL